From one Thalassoroseus pseudoceratinae genomic stretch:
- a CDS encoding tetratricopeptide repeat protein — protein MRYCRGIENDRVGGDMMGFEIVLLASLFGFAEEKQSPVEAAREHYQKGRYAESVEAYEELAGADDSQTQIAVTLGLSEVHESVGRWEDATDVVAKAIESFPKNADLVARLAELQFRRGQYTDAEKTARQALKFDANHLRARLVLADTLAETGRIKEALDGYVWFVRYYNRAQPEDAEDLLLVAKGSLQYARWKSSSQIFRFIINTLCPDALKDDPNYWQSVHLSGDVLLEKYNRTQAMPEFQAALAINPRAADVLASQAGAAFQKHQMEKLSELLAQALAINPKHPRALQLQADYQLQAGDLDAAKKAIDQALEINPHDQRTLARLAALYLIHDGPPAEDQLTELLTHLDAIDQVEIAKPDRFTKLVQELAARNPHPGPFLNVVGETMEGRRKFDLAETFFRQAMVSMPELADAKTNLGLLAMRTGKNEAARDILDDAFQADPFHVRVSNMRKVLKLLDDYETISTEHFVIRVDSQADKILGRYMAEYLESIYPELTKQFDFEPPSRTIFEIFHNSKGLSGHQWFSARMIGLPWIQTVGASTGMIVALTSPTAGEKSFDWARVLKHEYVHIITLQQTQFNIPHWFTEALAVTSENIPRPEEWNRLLAERVPQGDIRTLKNLNDGFIRPESPADWQFAYCQSKLYAEYMTKQFGADTIPKLLDAYRRNLPTEKAIPEVFEITLEEFEAGYRKYLDDIVRDIQGSRPQEEAKTLAEIEKDYQADPEDPAKMAAYAAALVDIRKLNEAEELAEAALAKNAQLPQAGLVLAKLAVRSRDFDAAVSHLEAVLDRDQPHPDVLELLAKLKFALKKNAEAAELYELGRKKFPYDLTWLKGQAAAYLRMDDRPNLRTALEELARHDTDSASVRQKLARMAFEDKDYENAIRYGMSALYIDVMDVDTHEILGKSYLHQKEATNAIREYEVLMELDPSDANRLALAKAYQLANRIGDARKMVNDVLANDPENPDAKTMIQELKSATGQD, from the coding sequence ATGCGATACTGTCGAGGTATCGAAAACGACCGGGTGGGAGGTGACATGATGGGTTTTGAGATTGTTTTGCTAGCGAGCCTGTTCGGTTTCGCCGAGGAGAAGCAATCTCCCGTCGAAGCCGCTCGCGAACATTATCAAAAAGGTCGGTACGCCGAGTCGGTGGAAGCGTACGAAGAGTTGGCGGGAGCCGACGATTCTCAAACTCAGATCGCGGTCACGTTGGGACTCAGCGAAGTTCACGAATCTGTCGGTCGCTGGGAAGACGCCACCGATGTCGTCGCGAAAGCCATCGAATCGTTTCCCAAGAATGCGGATCTTGTGGCTCGACTCGCCGAGCTGCAATTTCGACGCGGTCAGTACACCGACGCCGAGAAAACCGCCCGGCAAGCACTGAAATTCGATGCCAATCATTTGCGGGCTCGATTGGTGCTCGCAGACACGCTCGCCGAAACCGGTCGTATCAAAGAGGCGTTGGACGGGTACGTGTGGTTCGTGCGGTACTACAACCGAGCCCAACCCGAAGACGCCGAGGATTTGCTGCTCGTCGCGAAGGGAAGTTTGCAGTACGCCCGCTGGAAAAGTTCCTCGCAGATTTTTCGGTTCATCATCAACACGCTTTGCCCGGATGCGTTGAAGGACGATCCGAATTATTGGCAGTCGGTTCACCTCTCTGGGGATGTGCTGCTCGAGAAGTACAACCGCACTCAAGCAATGCCGGAGTTCCAAGCGGCATTGGCGATCAACCCGCGGGCTGCCGACGTGCTGGCTTCGCAAGCCGGGGCGGCGTTTCAGAAGCATCAGATGGAGAAACTGTCCGAACTGCTCGCCCAAGCCCTCGCCATCAACCCGAAACACCCCCGTGCCTTGCAACTTCAGGCGGATTACCAACTCCAAGCGGGCGATCTGGATGCGGCCAAGAAAGCCATCGACCAAGCTTTGGAAATCAATCCGCATGATCAACGCACGCTGGCCCGATTGGCGGCGTTGTACCTCATTCACGACGGCCCGCCTGCTGAAGATCAACTGACCGAGTTGCTGACACATTTAGATGCGATTGATCAAGTGGAAATTGCGAAGCCGGATCGCTTCACAAAATTGGTTCAGGAGTTAGCCGCACGAAATCCGCATCCGGGACCGTTCTTGAATGTCGTTGGCGAGACAATGGAAGGTCGCCGCAAATTCGATTTAGCGGAAACATTCTTCCGTCAGGCGATGGTGTCGATGCCCGAGTTGGCCGATGCGAAAACAAATCTCGGTTTGCTGGCGATGCGGACCGGAAAGAACGAGGCGGCTCGTGACATCCTCGACGACGCCTTCCAAGCCGATCCGTTCCACGTCCGTGTCAGCAACATGCGGAAAGTGCTCAAACTTCTCGATGACTACGAAACGATTTCCACCGAACATTTCGTAATCCGTGTCGACTCGCAAGCGGACAAAATCCTCGGGCGGTACATGGCGGAGTATTTGGAAAGCATCTATCCAGAACTCACGAAGCAATTCGATTTCGAGCCGCCCAGCCGAACGATTTTTGAGATCTTCCACAACTCCAAAGGGCTTTCGGGGCATCAGTGGTTCAGTGCCCGGATGATTGGTCTGCCTTGGATTCAAACGGTTGGCGCATCCACCGGCATGATCGTCGCTTTGACATCGCCGACCGCCGGTGAGAAGTCGTTCGATTGGGCTCGGGTGTTGAAGCACGAGTATGTGCACATCATCACGCTCCAACAGACGCAGTTCAACATTCCGCATTGGTTCACTGAGGCTCTTGCCGTCACGAGCGAAAACATTCCCCGTCCGGAAGAGTGGAATCGGTTGCTCGCCGAACGGGTTCCGCAGGGTGACATTCGAACGCTCAAGAATCTCAACGACGGTTTCATCCGCCCGGAATCGCCCGCTGATTGGCAGTTCGCGTATTGTCAGAGCAAACTCTACGCGGAATACATGACCAAGCAATTCGGAGCGGACACCATCCCCAAACTCCTTGATGCTTACCGCCGAAATCTGCCGACCGAGAAAGCCATTCCCGAGGTTTTTGAGATAACGCTTGAGGAATTCGAAGCGGGCTACCGCAAATATCTCGATGACATTGTGCGAGACATTCAAGGCAGTCGTCCGCAAGAGGAAGCGAAAACTTTGGCGGAGATCGAAAAGGACTACCAAGCCGATCCCGAAGACCCCGCGAAGATGGCGGCGTACGCGGCGGCTCTGGTTGATATCCGCAAGCTCAACGAGGCCGAAGAATTGGCCGAAGCAGCTTTGGCGAAGAATGCTCAATTACCGCAAGCCGGGTTGGTGCTCGCGAAGCTGGCCGTGCGGTCGCGGGACTTCGACGCTGCGGTGTCTCACTTGGAGGCCGTTTTGGATCGGGACCAACCGCATCCCGACGTGTTGGAACTGTTGGCGAAACTCAAGTTTGCTCTCAAGAAAAACGCGGAGGCCGCCGAGTTGTACGAACTTGGTCGCAAGAAATTTCCCTACGATCTGACCTGGCTCAAAGGACAAGCCGCCGCGTACTTGCGAATGGACGACCGCCCAAACCTGCGGACCGCGTTGGAAGAACTCGCACGACACGACACAGACAGCGCGTCCGTCCGGCAGAAACTTGCACGAATGGCTTTCGAGGACAAGGACTACGAAAACGCCATTCGATACGGCATGTCGGCACTCTATATCGATGTGATGGATGTCGACACTCACGAAATCTTGGGGAAGTCGTATTTGCATCAAAAAGAAGCCACCAACGCCATCCGCGAGTACGAGGTTTTGATGGAACTCGATCCGTCAGACGCCAATCGGCTCGCTCTTGCGAAAGCCTACCAATTAGCCAACCGCATCGGCGATGCACGAAAAATGGTGAATGACGTGCTGGCGAACGATCCGGAGAATCCAGACGCGAAAACCATGATCCAAGAATTGAAGTCAGCAACGGGACAAGATTGA
- a CDS encoding SDR family oxidoreductase, with translation MRKLIVGCGYVGRRVAKEWLEQGDEVFAVTRSESNAELLRSLGVEPIIADVTQPETLTAIPPIDTLLYAVSHDRSAGYPPRVTYVEGLNNFLKYAAHLPTRMIFVSSTSVYGVDDGSEVDEDTPTAATTESGRAYVEAETDFWRGFWRKHQDSRIGVVLRSAGIYGPDRLLRRVASLRNQDPIPANPDGWLNLIHVDDLVQAILKSELASESGTVLVCDDRPIQRREYYTKLAELVGASSPVFNSEGKETSLGKRCNNRLLREKFGLELRFPTIDSGLPHAVDTNNQER, from the coding sequence ATGAGAAAACTGATTGTCGGCTGCGGTTATGTTGGTCGACGTGTGGCGAAAGAGTGGCTGGAGCAAGGCGACGAAGTGTTCGCCGTCACGCGGTCGGAGTCGAACGCGGAACTGCTGCGATCGCTCGGAGTTGAGCCCATCATTGCCGATGTCACCCAACCGGAAACGCTGACCGCAATTCCACCAATCGATACGTTATTATATGCCGTCAGCCACGATCGCTCCGCCGGGTACCCGCCACGGGTGACGTATGTCGAAGGCTTAAATAACTTTCTGAAGTACGCCGCCCATCTGCCGACACGGATGATCTTCGTTTCCAGCACAAGCGTGTATGGCGTCGACGATGGCAGCGAAGTCGACGAAGACACACCGACCGCCGCCACCACCGAATCCGGCCGAGCGTATGTCGAAGCGGAAACGGATTTTTGGCGAGGGTTTTGGCGGAAACATCAAGACAGCCGAATCGGTGTCGTGCTGCGGTCCGCGGGCATTTACGGACCGGATCGCCTACTGCGACGGGTCGCAAGTTTACGAAACCAAGACCCGATCCCCGCGAATCCGGACGGTTGGCTGAACCTCATTCACGTCGATGATTTGGTGCAAGCGATTTTGAAATCGGAGCTTGCGTCAGAATCGGGCACAGTCCTCGTCTGTGATGACCGTCCGATACAACGTCGAGAATATTACACCAAACTCGCGGAACTCGTCGGTGCGTCTTCGCCAGTTTTCAACTCCGAGGGCAAAGAAACATCATTGGGGAAACGATGTAACAACCGATTATTACGAGAGAAGTTCGGTTTGGAACTGCGATTTCCGACGATCGACAGCGGTTTGCCGCACGCGGTGGACACGAATAACCAGGAACGATGA
- a CDS encoding formyltetrahydrofolate deformylase → MEVILTAVGPDNRGLADPLVHHVTGAGANIHEIQMYDHGVEKLFAMLLRIEWPESGESVAELRKRMKQIGQETGLSIRTWSREERKGPPRLAICTTYRSEPPLAILRAIRDGLLKATPAVMIGNRPACRGLAEQFDVDWHDIGNHRGEPDNDRMVALFDEYDVDYVILARYMRVLPPGTCWRFAGGRIINLHHGLLPPFPGFRPYEDAFSHNMLTYGATVHFIVPELDAGNQIIHQSTFTVFPGTPLEQIKRQGETDHEPQCLVEGLRRVIDREVMLNFHRVVRVSD, encoded by the coding sequence ATGGAAGTCATTTTGACGGCGGTGGGGCCGGATAACCGAGGGTTGGCGGACCCATTGGTGCATCACGTGACCGGGGCCGGGGCGAACATCCACGAAATCCAAATGTACGATCACGGCGTGGAAAAACTATTCGCGATGCTGCTGCGGATCGAATGGCCGGAAAGTGGTGAATCGGTTGCCGAATTGCGGAAGCGGATGAAGCAAATCGGGCAGGAAACGGGACTTTCGATCCGCACTTGGTCTCGTGAGGAACGAAAAGGTCCGCCGCGACTTGCCATCTGCACAACCTACCGAAGTGAACCGCCGCTCGCGATTTTACGGGCCATCCGCGATGGACTGTTGAAAGCCACACCCGCCGTGATGATCGGGAATCGGCCCGCGTGTCGGGGATTGGCGGAGCAATTCGATGTGGACTGGCACGACATCGGCAACCACCGGGGCGAGCCAGACAATGACCGAATGGTGGCACTTTTCGACGAGTACGACGTGGATTACGTCATCCTTGCCCGCTACATGCGTGTGTTACCGCCGGGAACGTGTTGGCGATTCGCAGGCGGACGCATCATCAATCTGCATCACGGGTTACTGCCACCGTTCCCCGGTTTTCGCCCGTATGAAGATGCGTTCTCGCACAACATGCTCACGTATGGAGCGACTGTTCACTTCATCGTGCCAGAACTCGATGCGGGGAACCAGATCATTCACCAAAGCACGTTCACGGTATTCCCGGGCACACCGCTAGAACAAATCAAACGCCAAGGCGAGACCGATCACGAACCGCAATGCCTCGTCGAGGGTTTGCGACGCGTGATCGATCGTGAAGTGATGTTGAACTTCCACCGCGTGGTGCGGGTGTCTGACTAA
- the dapF gene encoding diaminopimelate epimerase → MRFVKMHGAGNDYVYLDGFEHALPENLPDTARKISNRNTGIGSDGLIVVEPTWQADAQMRIWNADGSVAEMCGNGLRCVAKLLYETGHVRNEEIHIATDAGIRVAWPEVQNGRVERVRVSIGEPQLTADHLPNAEELETLQTDSRLHVISAVSMGNPHCVVFTDELSDELVQELGPQIEQHRLFPQRTNVEFVRVLSSTEVQVRVWERGVGETQACGTGACAVAVAGALSGQTDRQVRCFLPGGVLDIDWTDDGDVHLTGPAAEIFRGDWSESTPTIRIANAA, encoded by the coding sequence ATGCGATTCGTCAAGATGCACGGTGCGGGAAACGATTACGTCTATTTGGACGGTTTCGAACACGCTCTCCCCGAGAACCTCCCAGACACCGCCCGAAAGATTTCTAATCGAAACACGGGGATTGGCAGTGATGGCTTGATTGTCGTCGAACCGACTTGGCAAGCCGACGCCCAAATGCGAATTTGGAACGCCGACGGCAGCGTCGCGGAAATGTGTGGGAACGGTCTGCGTTGCGTCGCCAAACTCCTGTACGAAACGGGACACGTTCGCAACGAAGAAATTCACATTGCCACCGATGCCGGCATCCGAGTGGCCTGGCCGGAAGTTCAGAACGGTCGGGTGGAACGGGTGCGGGTTTCGATCGGTGAGCCACAGTTGACGGCCGATCACCTTCCGAATGCCGAGGAATTGGAGACTCTCCAAACCGATTCGCGATTGCACGTTATCTCTGCCGTTTCGATGGGCAATCCGCATTGCGTTGTTTTCACCGACGAACTTTCGGACGAACTCGTTCAGGAACTCGGACCGCAGATTGAGCAACACCGTTTGTTCCCTCAGCGGACGAACGTGGAATTCGTGCGGGTGTTGTCGTCGACGGAAGTGCAGGTCCGTGTGTGGGAACGGGGCGTTGGTGAGACCCAGGCGTGCGGCACGGGAGCGTGTGCTGTTGCGGTCGCCGGGGCTTTGAGTGGTCAAACCGATCGCCAAGTTCGCTGTTTTCTTCCCGGCGGAGTGTTGGATATCGATTGGACGGACGACGGTGACGTGCATCTCACGGGACCGGCCGCGGAGATTTTCCGGGGTGACTGGTCGGAATCGACGCCCACCATTCGCATTGCCAACGCTGCTTGA